CCCGGGTGGTGGCACGGCGGCGACGTCGACGGAACTGGACGACATGACCATCGACCAGGCCGAGGCGCATCTGGTGCGGCGCGCGCTGGAACGCCACGACGGCAACCTGCAGCATGCCGCCGATGCGCTGGGGATCACCCGGCAGACGCTTTACCGCCGCATGGAAAAACACGCGCTGCGCGATCCCGCCAGTGACGACGATGGCTGAACCCGTGACCAGGGCGTCATCGCGGCGCCGCGCGCGCATGCCCGCATTCGAGCGGCGCGTGCTGTCCGGCGGCTGGCTGGTGGCGTTGCCTGCGCTGGCGGCGCTGGCGATCGTGCTGTTGACGGGGCGGCCCGAGGTCGAACTGTGCTGGCTGCTCGCCGTCGCCGTGCTGGTGCTCACCGCGATGCTCGCCCGCTGGCAGCACCGGCGCGTGGTGTATCCGCTGTACACCCTGGTCGGCCTGCTCGAAGCGCTGCGCGAAGGTGACTACAGCCTGCGCGGGGTGAGTGGCGGCGCGCTGGGCGAGGCGATCTACGACATCAACGCGCTGGCCGACCGGCTGCAGCGCGAGCGCCTGCAATCGGAGGATTCGGCGCGCCTGCTGGGCAAGACGCTGGCCTCGCTGGACAGCGCCGTGTTCGTGTTCGACAGCGATGTCCGCCTGCGCCTGCTCAATCCCGCCGCGCAACGCCTGCTCACCGGCGAGCGCCATGCGCTGATGGGCCGCCGCGCGGACGAGCTGGGCCTCGATGCGCTGCTCGCCGCGCCATCGGCGCAAGTCGTGCGGCACGTGTTTCCCGGCCGCAGCGGCCGCTTCGAGATTCGCCACGCGCCGCTGCGCAACGAAGGCCGCAACGGCCAGCTGCTGGTCGTCAACGACGTCGGCCGCGCGCTGCGCGAGGAAGAGCGTCAGGCCTGGCAGCGGCTGCTGCGCGTGCTTGGCCACGAGGTCAACAACTCGCTGGCGTCGATCCATTCTCTGGCCGGCACGCTGGCGAGCCTGGTCGCGCGCGAACCGCTGCCCGACGACTGGCGCGAGGATGCCCGTGGCGGCCTGCAGGTGATCGGCAACCGCGCCGAATCGCTGGCCCGTTTCCTGGCCGGCTACAGCAAGCTGGCCGCGCTGCCGCCGCCGCAGAAGCGGAGCGTCGACCTGGCCGAGCGCATCGCGGCGGTGGCGCGGCTGGAGCAGCGCCTCGCGGTGCGGGTCGAAGACGGGCCGCCGCTGTCGCTGCAGGCCGACCCCGACCAGCTCGAACAGGCGCTGATCAACCTGCTGCGCAACGCCGTCGAGGCGAGCCTCAACGGCAAGGGCGAGGTGGTGATGCGCTGGCGCAGCGAGGGCGAGCGTGTGCTGATCGAGATCCTCGACGATGGCCCCGGCCTGCCCGGCAGCGACAACCTGTTCGTGCCGTTCTTCACCACCAAGCCCGGCGGCTCCGGCATCGGCCTGGCCCTGGTGCGGCAGATCGCCGAAGCACACGAAGGCGGCGTCAGCCTGGGCGCCCGCGAAGGCGCGCCCGGAGCCGTCGCCCAGCTGTGGTTGCCGCTGGAGCTGGC
This is a stretch of genomic DNA from Rhodanobacter sp. FDAARGOS 1247. It encodes these proteins:
- a CDS encoding PAS domain-containing sensor histidine kinase, coding for MPAFERRVLSGGWLVALPALAALAIVLLTGRPEVELCWLLAVAVLVLTAMLARWQHRRVVYPLYTLVGLLEALREGDYSLRGVSGGALGEAIYDINALADRLQRERLQSEDSARLLGKTLASLDSAVFVFDSDVRLRLLNPAAQRLLTGERHALMGRRADELGLDALLAAPSAQVVRHVFPGRSGRFEIRHAPLRNEGRNGQLLVVNDVGRALREEERQAWQRLLRVLGHEVNNSLASIHSLAGTLASLVAREPLPDDWREDARGGLQVIGNRAESLARFLAGYSKLAALPPPQKRSVDLAERIAAVARLEQRLAVRVEDGPPLSLQADPDQLEQALINLLRNAVEASLNGKGEVVMRWRSEGERVLIEILDDGPGLPGSDNLFVPFFTTKPGGSGIGLALVRQIAEAHEGGVSLGAREGAPGAVAQLWLPLELARD